The DNA region TTGGGCATGTCTGTGTATTTGCCGTTGATGACTGGGCAACTTTCTCTGGCAACGCCGGGTTTTTATGCGTTGGGTGGTTATATTGCCGCTGTACTCTCGACCACAGTAATTCCGTTTGAAGGGAGCTGGTTTCCCGTGCCTTGGCTGCTCGTCGAAATGTTAGTGGCCGGTGTCGCTTCGGGGATTCTCGCGGTAATTTTAGGGATTCCGGTCTTGAGATTACGGGGGATTTATCTGGCGATCGCCACCATTGCATTTGTCGAAATTTTGCGCGTTTTATCTCTCAATTTAGAGATTACGGGTGGTGCAGTAGGCATCTTCGCGATCCCGCAACCATTTGGCAGTCCGCTGGATTATCTCTGGATTGTGTTGCCGCTGTTGATACTCGTTGGTGTGTTGGTTTGGCGACTAGAAAATACGAAAGTTGGCCGCGCCTTTAATGCCATTCGCGAAGATGAACTCGCTGCCAATGCGATGGGAATTAATCCTACCTACTACAAAGTTTTATCGTTTGTGCTGGGAGCAATTCTCGCCGGAATCGTTGGGGCGATCGCCGCGCACTTTCTCAATACTTGGAATGCCCGTCAGGGAACGTTTGATGCCAGTATCACCTATTTGGCTTTTGTACTCATTGGTGGTTCTCGCAGCTTTTTGGGGCCAATCCTCGGCGGTATTATTCTCACCGCATTGCCGGAAGTTTTGAGAGGTTTAGGTGATGCACGCCTCATCTTTTTTGGCTTACTGTTGGTGCTCGGAACGATTTTTTATCCCCAAGGTTTAATCACCCCAGAGTTATTGCGTCGTTGGTTGCCTGCTCGTCTACGCTCGAAAATCTAGAACATCCTTGTCCAATAGATT from [Leptolyngbya] sp. PCC 7376 includes:
- a CDS encoding branched-chain amino acid ABC transporter permease, whose protein sequence is MAAFLSTYGYLIVSTLLGAMLGMSVYLPLMTGQLSLATPGFYALGGYIAAVLSTTVIPFEGSWFPVPWLLVEMLVAGVASGILAVILGIPVLRLRGIYLAIATIAFVEILRVLSLNLEITGGAVGIFAIPQPFGSPLDYLWIVLPLLILVGVLVWRLENTKVGRAFNAIREDELAANAMGINPTYYKVLSFVLGAILAGIVGAIAAHFLNTWNARQGTFDASITYLAFVLIGGSRSFLGPILGGIILTALPEVLRGLGDARLIFFGLLLVLGTIFYPQGLITPELLRRWLPARLRSKI